A region from the Lentimonas sp. CC4 genome encodes:
- a CDS encoding arylsulfatase has protein sequence MQGVTRWISLIVASGLACASAANLSRPNVVLIYGDDVGYADVGVNGATQIDTPNIDQLAAGGLNFTDGHSSASTCTPSRYSLLTGVQAFRHNVRIAPPNEPLLIDPDAMTLPRLFKQAGYSTGIVGKWHLGLGDKDTGPNWNGALKPGPLELGFDSAFLLPTTNDRVPCVYVDGHHVVNLDPNDPIYVGDTLADVQIAGSTQYPDARKDSNEVFYKSIVNGIGRIGYMSGGQSALWDDYTSTDVFVGKAREFITEHRDQPFFLIYSAQDIHIPNAPNQRFKGATKLGSRGDAMVQLDWAVGAILEELERYGLSENTIVIFTSDNGPTHHDDSYPSTEKVELYSPKSGNGHDASGPWRGGKYEIYEGSTRVPMVIRWPAKIQAGTSQATVNQIDYMASFANLLNVELSADEGRDSRDALAALLGEDATGSELLIEEGRGVALRMGDWKFIPAMAPKYARGFWPLEDCLYDLSKDVGEQNNLILQYPEKAQSMSLRLKELKSSKSIRAYSQTH, from the coding sequence ATGCAAGGTGTAACCAGATGGATCAGTTTGATTGTGGCTAGTGGATTGGCTTGCGCATCCGCAGCGAATCTGAGCCGTCCGAATGTGGTGCTCATCTATGGCGACGATGTCGGTTATGCCGATGTCGGCGTCAATGGTGCCACGCAGATCGACACGCCGAATATCGACCAGCTTGCTGCTGGGGGATTGAACTTCACCGACGGACACAGTTCCGCCTCCACTTGCACACCCTCGCGTTACTCGCTGTTGACTGGTGTTCAAGCCTTTCGCCATAACGTGAGGATTGCGCCGCCGAACGAACCGTTGTTGATCGATCCAGATGCCATGACGTTGCCTCGTCTGTTCAAACAAGCTGGCTACAGCACAGGCATCGTTGGCAAATGGCACTTGGGTCTGGGGGACAAAGACACGGGGCCGAATTGGAACGGAGCCTTGAAACCGGGGCCGCTGGAACTGGGCTTCGATTCGGCTTTTCTACTGCCTACTACGAATGATCGTGTGCCATGTGTGTATGTTGATGGGCATCATGTGGTGAACTTAGATCCCAATGATCCGATCTATGTCGGCGACACACTTGCCGATGTGCAGATCGCAGGTAGCACACAATATCCGGATGCCCGCAAAGATTCTAATGAGGTGTTCTATAAAAGTATTGTGAACGGCATCGGACGTATCGGCTACATGTCTGGAGGTCAGTCTGCGTTGTGGGACGATTATACTTCGACGGATGTATTCGTCGGCAAAGCTCGTGAGTTTATCACTGAGCATCGTGATCAACCTTTCTTCCTCATATACTCGGCACAGGATATTCACATTCCGAATGCCCCGAATCAGCGCTTCAAAGGTGCCACGAAGCTGGGGTCTCGTGGAGATGCGATGGTGCAATTGGATTGGGCGGTCGGTGCGATTCTAGAAGAACTCGAAAGATACGGGTTGTCTGAGAATACCATCGTAATTTTTACGAGTGATAATGGCCCGACGCATCACGATGACAGCTATCCATCGACTGAAAAGGTGGAGCTCTATTCTCCTAAAAGCGGCAATGGACATGATGCCTCTGGCCCATGGCGGGGCGGTAAGTATGAGATCTATGAAGGTTCCACGCGTGTGCCTATGGTCATTCGTTGGCCGGCAAAGATTCAGGCCGGCACTTCGCAAGCGACGGTGAACCAGATCGATTACATGGCTTCGTTTGCGAATTTGCTGAATGTCGAACTAAGTGCAGATGAAGGTCGCGACAGCCGCGATGCACTTGCGGCGCTGCTTGGTGAAGATGCCACCGGTTCTGAATTATTGATCGAGGAGGGCAGGGGCGTCGCCCTGCGCATGGGTGACTGGAAGTTTATTCCCGCGATGGCGCCGAAATATGCCCGAGGCTTTTGGCCACTCGAAGACTGCCTATATGACCTCAGCAAGGATGTCGGTGAGCAGAACAACCTCATCCTACAATACCCCGAGAAAGCGCAGAGCATGTCACTGCGCCTGAAAGAATTAAAGTCATCCAAGAGCATCCGTGCTTATTCACAAACACACTAA
- a CDS encoding beta-L-arabinofuranosidase domain-containing protein, whose translation MTDTIIHSKTELNTSESPHVALRSINHGDCRWTEGFWADKTKVCEEVMVPYMGTLLKGDIGHGYNNFKIAAGLKEGKHQGEFWHDADFFKWMEAACYVYGLNENESIITELDEIIDVLAQAQEADGYLHAYIQINGIDHFSNRKYHEMYNCGHLYTTACIHHRMTGKTNFLDIAIKNADLLCKLFNPCPDELKRFGFNQTQIMGLVELYRTVKDKRYLELAEIFINNRGQSEMVHDSTTVGYPIGDMVQERVPLRDETEAVGHAVLALYYYSGAADVYAETGEKALIDALDRLWDNVTKKKMYATGAVGQTHYGASSRLDMIEEGFIDEYMMPNMTAYNETCANICNAMFSHRMLGIKGESKYADIMELVLHNSSLSGISICGKKYYYANPLRKIEGARDYSVMNTESPDRLPYLYCFCCPPNVVRTIAKSSSWAYSLSENGVSVNLYGGNTLSTTMSDGSQIALKQETQYPWEGLVKITVESCKEDAFEILLRIPDWAHGTSIKINGEVSGIAAVPGSFAKIERNWKAGDVIEIDMPMDIRFIEGHTRIEEIRNQVAIKRGPVVYCVESPDLPKDANIVDVYVSGDTELTLKHQPQFLGGLTTIHGNVLLRKDNAAPGMYHEVKKPEFIPHDAQFVPYYAWSNRGAAEMSVFLPVIWS comes from the coding sequence ATGACTGATACAATCATTCACTCTAAAACGGAACTGAACACATCTGAGAGTCCACACGTGGCACTCCGATCCATTAATCATGGAGATTGCCGTTGGACGGAAGGCTTCTGGGCGGACAAGACTAAGGTTTGCGAAGAAGTGATGGTGCCTTACATGGGCACCTTGTTGAAGGGCGATATCGGCCACGGCTATAACAACTTCAAGATCGCAGCGGGGCTGAAAGAGGGGAAGCACCAAGGTGAGTTCTGGCATGATGCCGATTTCTTTAAATGGATGGAAGCGGCTTGCTACGTCTACGGTTTAAACGAGAACGAATCCATCATTACCGAGCTTGACGAGATCATTGATGTCCTTGCGCAAGCGCAAGAAGCGGATGGCTATCTGCACGCTTATATTCAGATCAATGGCATCGACCATTTCTCGAATCGTAAGTATCACGAGATGTATAACTGTGGCCACCTTTACACCACGGCTTGTATCCACCATCGTATGACGGGGAAGACCAACTTCCTGGACATTGCGATCAAGAATGCGGATCTACTCTGCAAGCTCTTTAACCCATGCCCAGATGAATTGAAGCGTTTCGGTTTTAACCAAACTCAGATCATGGGACTGGTTGAGCTTTACCGCACGGTGAAGGATAAGCGCTATCTGGAACTGGCTGAGATTTTTATCAACAATCGTGGTCAGTCCGAAATGGTGCACGATTCCACCACGGTCGGCTATCCAATTGGCGATATGGTGCAAGAACGTGTGCCGCTACGCGATGAGACTGAAGCGGTCGGGCACGCCGTGCTCGCACTGTATTACTATTCCGGTGCGGCTGATGTGTATGCAGAGACTGGTGAGAAGGCGCTAATTGATGCGCTGGATCGTCTTTGGGACAATGTCACAAAAAAGAAGATGTATGCCACCGGTGCCGTCGGTCAGACGCACTACGGTGCCTCGTCACGTCTCGATATGATCGAAGAGGGCTTCATCGACGAATACATGATGCCGAATATGACCGCATACAATGAGACCTGTGCGAACATCTGTAATGCGATGTTCAGTCACCGTATGCTCGGCATTAAGGGCGAATCCAAATACGCCGACATTATGGAGCTCGTGCTGCATAACAGTAGCCTCTCTGGGATCAGTATCTGTGGTAAGAAATACTACTATGCGAACCCTTTGCGTAAGATCGAAGGCGCGCGCGATTACTCGGTGATGAATACCGAGTCGCCAGATCGCTTGCCCTATCTCTACTGCTTCTGCTGCCCGCCGAATGTCGTTCGCACCATCGCGAAGTCTTCGTCCTGGGCCTACAGTCTTTCCGAGAACGGTGTGTCCGTGAATCTTTACGGTGGTAATACTCTCTCGACCACCATGTCGGACGGTTCTCAAATTGCGCTCAAGCAAGAAACTCAGTATCCATGGGAAGGCCTAGTGAAGATTACCGTCGAATCCTGTAAGGAGGACGCATTTGAAATCCTATTGCGTATCCCAGATTGGGCGCATGGCACCAGTATCAAGATCAACGGCGAGGTGTCTGGCATAGCTGCGGTTCCTGGTTCGTTTGCTAAGATCGAGCGCAATTGGAAGGCCGGCGATGTCATCGAAATCGACATGCCTATGGACATTCGCTTCATCGAAGGCCACACGCGTATCGAAGAGATTCGCAACCAAGTCGCGATCAAACGTGGACCCGTTGTGTATTGTGTGGAATCTCCAGACCTGCCGAAAGATGCGAACATCGTCGATGTATACGTTTCAGGTGATACTGAACTGACGTTAAAGCATCAGCCACAGTTCCTTGGTGGTCTCACTACGATTCATGGCAACGTGCTACTGCGTAAAGATAATGCCGCACCAGGCATGTATCACGAGGTGAAGAAGCCTGAGTTCATCCCGCATGATGCACAGTTCGTGCCTTACTATGCATGGAGTAATCGCGGCGCAGCCGAGATGTCCGTCTTTCTGCCTGTTATTTGGAGCTAG
- a CDS encoding MFS transporter codes for MTSYQRNAFTFATIVAMGGFLFGLDAVLISGTLEFLKLEFGLSSLEVGTAASAPALGVLIALPFAGYLSDRWGRKLAILVVAVLYLVSALGSAFATSFEMLVAARFLGGLAFSSITLASMYIGEIAPPAWRGKLVSMTQINIVVGLSGAYFVNHYILQLAGSGSDLALSLGVDKHTWRWMLGSEIPFALVWFFLLLKIPESPYWLMLQKRVECAKSTLRKLLPEEQIGHHIDEMNDSMHMGDEKHTIGGQIKEMLGSPMRLTMIIALTISVAQQATGINAILVYAPTVFQQLGAGENAAFSQAIWIGLTALVFTVFGLLLVDKLGRRPLIIGGMVWIIVSLGLSSFAFHEARYVLTQEDIAEMSETVDVVALSSMVDVEYASDIAFKQALKTAIGDEAAAKYQNDILAKAIDMNAKLVLICILSVVAAFHISVGPLMWVLFSEIFPITVRGLAIPFFAIVSSIVNYVVQQFFPWQLENMGMSPIFLCYAVTVAVGLVVLFFTLKETKNMTIEEIQAALSK; via the coding sequence ATGACCTCATATCAACGCAATGCATTTACCTTCGCCACGATCGTGGCAATGGGGGGCTTTCTATTTGGCTTAGATGCCGTTCTTATTTCCGGAACGCTTGAGTTCCTTAAACTTGAGTTTGGCTTGAGTTCTTTAGAGGTCGGCACTGCGGCCAGTGCGCCAGCGCTGGGTGTGTTAATTGCGCTGCCGTTTGCGGGTTATCTGAGTGATCGTTGGGGGCGTAAACTCGCGATCCTGGTGGTGGCTGTCTTGTATTTGGTTTCAGCGCTAGGTTCCGCCTTTGCAACGAGCTTTGAAATGCTGGTCGCCGCCCGTTTCTTGGGTGGGTTGGCATTTAGTTCGATTACATTGGCTTCGATGTATATCGGTGAAATTGCTCCGCCAGCATGGCGCGGGAAGCTCGTGTCGATGACACAGATCAACATCGTCGTCGGCTTATCTGGCGCGTATTTTGTCAATCACTACATCTTACAGCTCGCAGGCTCTGGGTCTGATTTGGCGCTCTCCCTGGGGGTGGATAAACATACATGGCGCTGGATGCTTGGTTCGGAAATCCCGTTTGCACTCGTCTGGTTTTTCCTGCTTCTGAAAATCCCAGAAAGTCCTTACTGGCTCATGCTGCAAAAGCGCGTCGAGTGTGCAAAGTCGACCTTGCGTAAACTGCTTCCCGAAGAACAGATTGGCCATCACATCGATGAGATGAATGACAGTATGCATATGGGCGATGAGAAGCACACGATCGGAGGGCAAATCAAGGAAATGCTCGGCAGTCCGATGCGTTTGACGATGATCATTGCGTTGACGATTTCGGTCGCTCAGCAAGCTACAGGGATCAATGCGATTCTGGTGTATGCCCCGACGGTGTTCCAGCAATTGGGGGCCGGCGAAAATGCAGCCTTTTCTCAAGCGATTTGGATTGGATTGACCGCGTTGGTCTTCACGGTTTTCGGATTACTGCTGGTGGATAAGCTGGGTCGTCGTCCGCTCATTATCGGCGGCATGGTTTGGATTATCGTGAGTCTTGGTCTGAGCTCCTTCGCATTTCACGAAGCACGCTATGTTTTGACTCAAGAGGATATTGCCGAAATGTCCGAGACGGTGGATGTCGTTGCGCTTAGCTCCATGGTTGATGTCGAGTATGCAAGTGACATCGCATTTAAGCAGGCGCTGAAGACTGCCATTGGCGACGAAGCTGCGGCAAAGTATCAAAACGACATTCTGGCGAAGGCGATCGATATGAATGCAAAGCTCGTGTTGATCTGTATCTTAAGTGTGGTCGCAGCCTTCCATATTTCTGTCGGTCCATTGATGTGGGTGCTCTTTTCAGAGATCTTCCCGATCACAGTGCGCGGACTCGCGATTCCGTTCTTCGCGATCGTCAGCAGCATCGTGAACTATGTGGTGCAGCAGTTCTTTCCTTGGCAATTGGAGAATATGGGCATGAGCCCGATCTTCCTCTGCTATGCCGTGACGGTGGCGGTTGGACTCGTGGTGCTCTTCTTCACCCTGAAGGAAACGAAGAACATGACGATTGAAGAAATTCAAGCCGCACTCTCGAAATAG
- a CDS encoding sulfatase-like hydrolase/transferase, protein MLTKLLAVSSLVLSASLVASERPNIVLILCDDLGYSDVGFNGSPDIQTPQMDRLASDGTIFGSAYVVHPFCGPSRMGLISGRYPHEYGAPFNLPNSGHGIEEYNKLGLPESETTIATVLQDAGYYTGAIGKWHLGIEPQYHPNNRGFDDFYGFLGGGHNFFPDQYRAAYQRQKDAGQKYINDYLVPLEHNGKEVNETEYLTDGLSREAVRFINEASKKDQPFFLYLAYNAPHTPLEAKAEDMEQYANIKDKKRRQFAGMMAAVDRGVGQVAEALRDNGEFENTLVIFLSDNGGKLKAGATNTPLSGEKGTTTEGGFRVPMFMHWPKHVRAGVNFDYPVSALDFYPTFAALGEATIPEHKELDGLNVMPAIIEGTNPREGGMIFAMRHRSSFTDVGARQDQWKIVREGNRPWRLYDITKDISEKHDLSGQYPELLESMVSKVEQWSRTHTEPRWFHAMEARDMWNEQDMPNYDKDFEIR, encoded by the coding sequence ATGCTTACCAAACTCCTCGCAGTCTCATCCCTTGTTCTCAGTGCATCCTTAGTTGCATCTGAGCGGCCTAATATTGTCCTCATCTTATGTGATGACTTGGGTTATTCAGACGTGGGATTCAATGGATCTCCAGATATTCAGACTCCACAGATGGATCGACTTGCCAGTGATGGCACGATCTTTGGGTCAGCGTATGTGGTGCATCCGTTCTGTGGGCCGAGCCGTATGGGGCTCATTTCAGGGCGCTACCCGCATGAATATGGTGCGCCCTTTAATTTACCCAATAGTGGGCATGGCATCGAGGAATATAATAAACTGGGACTACCGGAGAGTGAGACGACCATTGCAACGGTATTGCAAGATGCTGGTTACTATACTGGTGCGATCGGGAAGTGGCACTTGGGAATTGAGCCTCAATATCATCCAAACAATCGTGGGTTTGATGACTTTTACGGGTTCCTTGGAGGCGGGCATAACTTCTTCCCCGACCAGTATCGAGCGGCCTATCAGAGGCAAAAGGATGCAGGTCAAAAGTATATCAACGACTACCTAGTGCCGCTAGAGCACAACGGTAAAGAGGTGAATGAAACGGAATACTTGACCGATGGGCTTTCGCGTGAAGCGGTGCGCTTTATTAACGAAGCATCGAAAAAGGATCAGCCGTTCTTCCTGTATCTCGCTTACAATGCACCACATACGCCATTAGAAGCCAAAGCTGAGGACATGGAGCAGTATGCGAATATCAAGGACAAGAAACGCCGCCAATTCGCAGGTATGATGGCTGCCGTCGACCGTGGCGTGGGGCAAGTCGCCGAGGCGTTGAGAGACAATGGCGAATTCGAGAACACCTTAGTGATCTTTCTTAGCGATAATGGCGGTAAGCTCAAAGCTGGCGCCACGAATACGCCATTGAGCGGCGAGAAGGGCACCACGACTGAAGGTGGCTTCCGCGTGCCGATGTTTATGCACTGGCCGAAGCATGTGCGTGCCGGTGTGAACTTCGACTATCCCGTCTCCGCGCTCGATTTTTATCCGACCTTTGCCGCGCTCGGTGAAGCCACCATTCCTGAGCATAAGGAACTGGATGGTTTAAATGTCATGCCAGCGATCATCGAAGGCACCAATCCGCGCGAGGGTGGTATGATTTTTGCCATGCGTCACCGTAGTAGCTTTACGGATGTCGGTGCACGCCAGGATCAGTGGAAGATTGTGCGCGAGGGCAATCGCCCGTGGCGACTGTATGATATTACAAAGGATATCTCCGAGAAGCATGATCTGAGCGGCCAATATCCAGAATTGTTGGAGTCCATGGTGTCGAAAGTCGAGCAATGGAGCCGCACGCATACCGAGCCGAGGTGGTTCCACGCCATGGAAGCGCGTGATATGTGGAATGAGCAGGACATGCCCAATTACGATAAGGACTTTGAGATTCGTTGA
- a CDS encoding sugar kinase yields MSNIVVTFGEIMGRIAAPENLRLRQTRTFDVTYAGAEASVAASICNFGGKARYVTALPKHSLAEATMDSVRAVGIDAQYILRTDKGRLGLYFLETGANQRPSNVVYDRADSAIAITPAEQYDWESIFDGASWLHLSGITPALSANAAAATLVAAQKAKAAGAQVSIDLNFRGKLWDWDSSKTARELAQETMRKILPFVDVVIANEEDCHDVLGIRAGDTDVHSGALDTSRYPDVARQVVQQFPNISKVAITLRESYSATHNNWGAMLFDAASDKAAFAPLDADGNYQSYEIKNIVDRVGGGDSFAGGLIFALTTPELSEPQTAVKYAVAASCLKHSIKGDFNFSTRSEVEALMGGSASGRVVR; encoded by the coding sequence ATGAGCAATATCGTCGTTACTTTTGGTGAAATCATGGGTCGCATCGCGGCACCAGAGAATCTTCGTTTACGTCAAACGCGCACGTTTGATGTGACCTACGCAGGCGCTGAGGCCAGCGTGGCTGCATCGATCTGCAACTTTGGAGGCAAGGCACGCTATGTCACTGCGCTGCCAAAGCATAGCTTGGCTGAAGCGACCATGGACTCGGTTCGTGCTGTCGGCATCGATGCGCAGTATATTCTACGCACAGACAAGGGCCGTCTAGGACTCTACTTCCTGGAGACCGGTGCAAATCAACGCCCGAGCAATGTGGTGTATGATCGTGCCGATTCGGCGATCGCGATCACACCTGCCGAGCAGTATGATTGGGAGTCTATTTTTGACGGCGCGAGCTGGTTGCACTTGAGTGGCATCACTCCCGCATTGTCCGCCAATGCTGCAGCAGCGACATTGGTTGCGGCACAAAAAGCCAAAGCAGCTGGTGCACAAGTGTCGATCGATTTGAACTTCCGCGGCAAGCTGTGGGACTGGGATAGCAGTAAGACTGCCCGTGAGTTGGCTCAAGAGACCATGCGTAAGATCCTTCCATTTGTGGACGTGGTCATTGCCAACGAGGAAGACTGTCACGATGTGCTCGGTATTCGTGCCGGTGATACAGATGTGCATTCCGGTGCGCTCGATACGTCACGCTATCCTGATGTCGCACGTCAGGTCGTGCAGCAGTTCCCGAATATCAGTAAGGTGGCGATCACTTTGCGCGAGAGCTATTCCGCAACGCATAACAATTGGGGCGCGATGCTCTTTGATGCGGCGTCCGATAAAGCTGCGTTTGCTCCGTTGGATGCAGATGGCAACTATCAGTCCTACGAGATCAAGAACATCGTCGACCGTGTCGGTGGTGGCGATTCCTTTGCCGGTGGCCTGATCTTTGCACTGACCACTCCTGAGTTGAGCGAGCCTCAAACTGCGGTGAAGTATGCGGTGGCCGCATCGTGCCTGAAGCACTCCATCAAGGGTGACTTTAACTTTTCAACACGCTCCGAGGTCGAAGCCCTCATGGGAGGCTCTGCATCCGGTCGCGTTGTTCGCTAA
- the eda gene encoding bifunctional 4-hydroxy-2-oxoglutarate aldolase/2-dehydro-3-deoxy-phosphogluconate aldolase, with protein MFPDEILKRLADSKVVAGFSIENVDHAVPLAKALLAGGIDVIELTLRTDAGLEAVKAISAAVPEVLLGVGTILTPEQAHAVKAAGGHFGVAPGMNPRVIRAAIEAGLPFGPGIATPSELEISIELGCRFVKFFPAEAAGGIKYLKSISTPYKHLGIQYFPLGGLNAENMHDYLKEDNVPCIGGSWIVQQDLVDQEDWAGITARAKSVTDALK; from the coding sequence ATGTTTCCAGACGAAATACTTAAACGCCTTGCCGACTCAAAAGTCGTCGCAGGCTTTTCAATCGAAAACGTCGATCATGCCGTGCCGCTTGCGAAAGCGTTGCTGGCAGGCGGGATTGACGTCATCGAACTGACGCTACGCACCGACGCCGGGCTTGAGGCCGTGAAGGCGATCAGCGCGGCAGTGCCTGAGGTCTTACTCGGAGTCGGCACGATTCTGACGCCCGAACAAGCACATGCGGTGAAAGCCGCAGGCGGCCACTTCGGCGTGGCTCCAGGCATGAATCCACGTGTGATTCGTGCGGCGATCGAGGCTGGCTTGCCGTTTGGCCCTGGCATTGCAACGCCATCAGAGCTCGAAATATCGATCGAGTTGGGCTGCCGTTTTGTTAAGTTTTTTCCTGCGGAGGCCGCTGGGGGGATCAAGTATCTCAAAAGTATCAGCACTCCCTATAAGCACCTCGGTATTCAATATTTCCCATTAGGTGGTTTGAATGCCGAGAACATGCACGACTATCTGAAAGAGGACAATGTCCCTTGCATCGGTGGGTCGTGGATCGTGCAACAAGATCTCGTAGATCAAGAAGATTGGGCTGGAATCACTGCCCGTGCAAAAAGCGTCACAGACGCATTGAAATAA
- a CDS encoding aldehyde dehydrogenase family protein, whose translation MSTQLYPMLINGQSVTTETTIDVINPSTEEVLGMVPAINEALIQDSLDAAQSGFQVWSKMTPAERKTIILRYAELLDANRERIVTLLMAETGKTREIAEYDFDMLPTCLRFFLEEYERLDQPVLHDPDGRFLHYVQRQPLGVVVGFLAWNFPLLNVGYKIGPALAAGCSVIIKPSSFTPLASYEVAYLAKDAGIPDGVINMITAADHSVTNVLLESDVPELVTMIGSTRGGLEVMNASCTSVKHFSVELGGNGPVLVYPDSDVEAAANKIVDLKFANTGQVCVSPNRCFVHESVHDEFVAFAKKRAADVTMGPLITDKERQRVLGLVESAKADGAEIVCGGTAVDGPGYFMEPTILSNVKRKMRLSCEEIFGPVLPILSFSDADDEIALANDTEFGLAAYVFTKDLKKALTAARDIKAGSVCVNEPHYSIQLPHGGLKQSGVGKDCSRYSLQEYLTLKRVSVLIGD comes from the coding sequence ATGTCTACTCAACTATATCCAATGCTCATCAATGGTCAGTCAGTCACGACTGAGACAACTATCGATGTGATCAATCCATCCACCGAGGAAGTGCTCGGTATGGTGCCTGCTATCAACGAAGCGCTGATTCAAGACAGCTTGGATGCTGCGCAATCCGGCTTTCAAGTATGGTCCAAAATGACGCCAGCAGAGCGTAAGACGATTATTCTTCGCTACGCGGAGCTGCTCGACGCGAACCGTGAGCGTATCGTGACTTTGCTCATGGCGGAGACTGGTAAGACCCGCGAGATTGCTGAATATGATTTTGACATGTTGCCGACGTGTTTGCGTTTCTTCCTCGAAGAGTATGAGCGCCTCGATCAACCCGTGCTGCATGACCCAGATGGCCGCTTTTTGCACTATGTGCAGCGTCAGCCATTAGGAGTAGTTGTCGGTTTCCTCGCTTGGAACTTCCCGCTGTTGAATGTCGGCTACAAGATCGGACCTGCCTTGGCTGCCGGTTGTAGTGTGATCATTAAGCCGTCTTCGTTCACACCGCTGGCGTCTTACGAAGTGGCATACTTGGCGAAGGATGCAGGTATCCCTGACGGTGTGATTAACATGATTACTGCTGCCGATCACTCGGTGACAAACGTGTTGCTTGAGAGTGATGTGCCAGAGTTGGTGACCATGATCGGTTCGACTCGTGGTGGGCTTGAAGTGATGAATGCCTCGTGCACGAGTGTGAAACATTTCTCCGTCGAGCTCGGTGGCAACGGTCCGGTTCTGGTTTATCCAGACTCCGATGTCGAAGCTGCGGCGAACAAAATCGTCGACCTGAAATTTGCAAATACTGGTCAAGTCTGTGTGTCGCCGAACCGTTGCTTTGTGCATGAATCGGTTCATGACGAGTTTGTCGCATTCGCGAAGAAGCGTGCGGCCGATGTCACGATGGGGCCGCTGATCACAGACAAAGAGCGCCAACGCGTGCTCGGTCTCGTTGAATCTGCGAAGGCCGACGGCGCTGAAATCGTCTGCGGTGGCACTGCGGTCGATGGGCCGGGTTATTTCATGGAGCCGACGATCTTGAGCAATGTGAAACGCAAGATGCGTCTGTCGTGTGAAGAGATTTTCGGGCCGGTGCTGCCGATCCTCTCATTCTCGGATGCGGACGACGAGATCGCGTTGGCGAATGACACGGAGTTCGGCCTGGCCGCATACGTGTTCACCAAAGATCTGAAGAAAGCGCTCACTGCGGCGCGCGATATTAAAGCCGGTAGCGTGTGTGTGAACGAGCCACACTATTCGATTCAACTACCACACGGTGGACTGAAGCAGAGCGGCGTCGGCAAAGATTGCTCACGTTATAGCCTACAGGAGTATCTCACTCTGAAGCGTGTGTCCGTTTTAATTGGAGACTAA
- a CDS encoding mandelate racemase/muconate lactonizing enzyme family protein: MIKSIRTYRLQHKLEESFGFSQWHYDCRHGLLVEVIDDSGAVGWGECYGPAEVTQSAINSFYAPLLIGWNPLQNEAAWQHCWRASLDFARKGIMMGAMSGIDMAMLDLKGKLLGVSASELMGGRLRDEVACYATGMYFKKVPEPELLAGILEEAKGYIAQGFKALKIKVGKNIEFDKLLVREMRKAFPDTRLMADSNHAYDLPEAIEVGRVLDECNYAWFEEPLSPQHRGLFRQLSDKLDVPIATGECEQTRWGFQDLLSAGGVQIAQPDLAYCGGPTEALKIRAIASSHGVNLVAHAWGTMLNLATATHFLATNYYEPGRAESAEPLLEVDRTPNPMRDEMYAVALEIKDGVATVPTAPGLGVEPDREALKQYCVQQTEK, translated from the coding sequence ATGATAAAATCCATCCGAACTTACCGCTTACAGCATAAGCTGGAAGAATCATTCGGCTTCTCGCAGTGGCACTACGACTGCAGGCACGGACTTCTGGTCGAAGTAATTGACGATTCTGGTGCGGTTGGCTGGGGCGAATGCTATGGCCCAGCTGAGGTTACGCAGTCTGCGATTAATTCCTTTTATGCGCCGTTGTTGATCGGCTGGAACCCGCTACAAAACGAAGCTGCCTGGCAGCATTGCTGGCGTGCCTCTCTGGATTTTGCGCGCAAGGGCATCATGATGGGCGCGATGTCAGGTATTGATATGGCGATGTTGGACTTGAAGGGCAAATTGCTCGGCGTTTCGGCTTCCGAGCTGATGGGCGGTCGATTGCGCGATGAAGTCGCCTGCTATGCGACTGGGATGTATTTCAAAAAAGTGCCGGAGCCTGAATTGCTAGCGGGAATCCTCGAGGAGGCGAAGGGCTACATCGCACAGGGCTTTAAGGCGCTGAAGATCAAAGTCGGTAAAAACATCGAGTTCGACAAGTTGCTAGTGCGTGAGATGCGTAAAGCCTTTCCGGATACGCGCCTGATGGCCGACTCGAATCATGCTTACGATTTACCGGAAGCAATTGAAGTGGGGCGTGTGTTAGACGAGTGCAACTATGCATGGTTCGAAGAGCCGCTCTCCCCGCAGCATCGTGGTCTATTCCGTCAACTTTCTGATAAGCTGGATGTGCCGATTGCAACGGGCGAGTGCGAACAAACCCGTTGGGGCTTTCAAGACCTACTCAGCGCCGGCGGTGTGCAAATCGCTCAGCCTGACCTCGCGTATTGCGGCGGGCCAACTGAAGCGCTGAAGATTCGAGCAATCGCATCTTCGCATGGTGTCAACCTGGTAGCACATGCTTGGGGAACGATGCTCAACCTTGCTACGGCCACTCACTTCTTGGCGACGAATTACTACGAGCCAGGGCGTGCAGAGTCTGCTGAGCCACTACTGGAAGTGGATCGCACGCCGAATCCGATGCGTGATGAGATGTATGCGGTGGCGCTTGAGATCAAAGACGGGGTCGCAACTGTTCCGACTGCGCCTGGACTCGGTGTCGAGCCGGATCGCGAAGCTCTTAAACAATACTGTGTTCAACAAACAGAGAAATAA